From Spirosoma aerolatum, one genomic window encodes:
- the gldB gene encoding gliding motility lipoprotein GldB, producing MRIQTAIVGLFCVFLLASCTKNEDVTIIRLDQQLFSGQSPDSIQAVLNRNPAIAQLYFNANGAGNDTSVVHELTNRITNPALNEFNRQIQAEFGDLTDLRKQLGEAFANIKKDFPDFQSPKIATVVTGFMGPDLVVTDSLIVIGLDYFVGPNAKFLPPANEFPQYILRRYDKDHLVPAIVFAISDKYNATNRTDQTMLADMVYYGKGYVFTKTMLPNTADSLVIGYTDKQLTQTFNAQDIVWAHFIDNQLLYQTNPAIKQRYLNERPFTAEIGKDCPGAIGRWVGWRIVSLFYDEHSSVSIADLMHNADARQIFEQSGYKGQKE from the coding sequence ATGCGAATACAAACGGCCATTGTCGGCCTTTTTTGTGTATTTCTTTTGGCTTCGTGTACAAAAAACGAAGACGTTACGATTATTCGGCTCGATCAGCAGCTCTTTTCCGGCCAATCTCCCGATAGTATCCAAGCTGTATTGAATCGGAATCCGGCTATAGCTCAATTGTACTTTAACGCGAACGGAGCCGGAAATGATACATCGGTTGTTCATGAATTGACCAATCGGATTACAAACCCAGCCCTTAATGAATTCAATCGGCAGATTCAGGCCGAATTTGGCGACTTGACCGATTTGCGGAAGCAATTAGGCGAAGCCTTCGCTAACATAAAAAAAGACTTTCCCGACTTCCAATCCCCCAAAATTGCAACGGTTGTTACAGGATTTATGGGCCCCGATCTGGTCGTCACCGACAGTTTAATTGTCATCGGTCTTGATTACTTCGTTGGCCCCAACGCTAAATTTCTACCGCCAGCAAACGAGTTTCCACAGTACATCCTACGTCGATACGATAAGGACCATCTGGTACCTGCTATTGTTTTTGCAATCTCAGACAAATACAATGCCACGAACCGCACTGACCAAACGATGCTGGCCGACATGGTATACTATGGTAAAGGGTATGTGTTTACTAAAACCATGTTACCCAATACAGCCGACAGCCTGGTTATCGGCTATACAGACAAACAATTGACACAAACGTTTAATGCGCAGGATATCGTTTGGGCACATTTTATTGATAATCAGTTGTTATACCAAACAAATCCGGCAATAAAGCAGCGGTATTTGAACGAACGGCCATTTACGGCCGAAATAGGTAAAGATTGTCCTGGCGCTATCGGTCGTTGGGTGGGCTGGCGCATTGTAAGTCTGTTTTATGATGAGCACAGCAGTGTTAGCATTGCAGACCTGATGCACAATGCCGACGCCCGACAAATTTTTGAACAGTCA
- the hisA gene encoding 1-(5-phosphoribosyl)-5-[(5-phosphoribosylamino)methylideneamino]imidazole-4-carboxamide isomerase produces MYIIPAIDLIEGKAVRLTQGDYSQKKEYNARPLEVAQQFEDAGLTRLHLVDLDGAKEKRVINWKVLELIASKTKLHIDFGGGVQSDEDLRVVFECGAKQVTGGSIAVKQPEVMERWLSQLGSEAIILGADAKNEKIAVSGWEESTEVWVYDFVEKWVEKGISYVISTDVAKDGLLQGPSFELYRNLQDQFPKLNVIASGGVSNMADIETLADMNVFGVIVGKAIYEGRVTLKELSRFMGI; encoded by the coding sequence ATGTACATCATACCCGCAATTGACCTTATTGAAGGAAAAGCTGTTCGCCTGACGCAGGGCGATTATAGCCAGAAAAAAGAATACAATGCCCGCCCATTGGAAGTAGCACAGCAATTTGAAGATGCTGGTCTGACCCGACTCCATTTAGTTGACCTTGATGGAGCAAAAGAAAAACGGGTTATTAACTGGAAAGTGCTTGAATTGATCGCTTCCAAAACCAAACTCCATATTGATTTCGGGGGTGGTGTACAATCGGATGAGGATCTGCGGGTCGTTTTTGAATGTGGAGCTAAACAGGTGACGGGTGGAAGTATTGCCGTCAAACAACCTGAGGTGATGGAGCGATGGCTCTCGCAACTGGGCTCCGAAGCGATTATCCTGGGGGCTGATGCGAAAAATGAAAAAATAGCTGTCAGTGGCTGGGAGGAATCGACTGAGGTTTGGGTATATGATTTTGTGGAGAAATGGGTAGAGAAAGGCATTAGCTATGTCATTAGCACCGATGTAGCGAAAGATGGCTTGCTACAGGGCCCATCTTTTGAATTATATCGAAACCTACAGGATCAGTTTCCGAAACTAAACGTCATTGCCAGTGGCGGGGTCAGTAACATGGCTGATATTGAAACCTTGGCCGATATGAATGTATTCGGAGTTATCGTGGGTAAAGCCATTTATGAAGGGCGCGTAACACTAAAAGAATTGAGTCGGTTTATGGGCATCTAA
- the hisH gene encoding imidazole glycerol phosphate synthase subunit HisH, producing the protein MKTVIIKYNAGNVQSVMYALERLGASYLLTDDEAEIRSADKVIFPGVGEASTAMAYLRERGLDKLIPSLKQPVLGTCVGMQLMCRYSEENDTTCMGIFDIDVRRFPAHRGNGKPRLKVPHTGWNSINNLQGPLTEGLSENAYVYFVHSYAADVCPNTTAICDYVRPFSAMLQRDNFYAAQFHAEISGNVGQRILENFLKL; encoded by the coding sequence ATGAAAACGGTCATTATTAAATACAACGCTGGTAATGTTCAGTCGGTTATGTATGCCCTGGAACGATTGGGGGCTTCTTATCTGCTGACGGACGATGAAGCCGAAATTCGCTCGGCCGATAAGGTGATTTTTCCTGGGGTTGGCGAAGCTAGTACCGCTATGGCTTATCTGCGGGAACGAGGGCTGGATAAACTAATTCCATCCTTGAAACAGCCTGTACTTGGCACGTGTGTTGGTATGCAGTTGATGTGTCGGTATTCAGAAGAGAATGATACGACCTGCATGGGCATTTTCGACATTGATGTTCGGCGTTTTCCGGCCCATCGTGGAAACGGAAAACCACGTCTTAAAGTACCGCACACAGGTTGGAACAGTATTAACAACCTGCAAGGTCCACTAACCGAAGGGCTGTCGGAAAATGCATATGTATATTTCGTGCATAGTTATGCGGCTGATGTTTGCCCTAATACAACGGCCATCTGTGATTACGTTCGGCCATTTAGTGCCATGCTCCAGCGTGATAATTTCTATGCGGCCCAATTTCACGCGGAAATCAGTGGTAATGTCGGCCAGCGAATACTGGAAAACTTTTTGAAACTATAA
- a CDS encoding D-glycero-alpha-D-manno-heptose-1,7-bisphosphate 7-phosphatase produces MNKCIFLDRDGVLNEDRTDYVYRVEDFIIPDGVPEALRLLKEAGYLLIVITNQAGIAKGLYTRDDVMTCYNYLQDQCGKLIDDIYYCPHHPKYDTESLTRKPGSLLLEKAIAKYNIRPDASWMIGDAPRDMQAGKRVGVRTIRIATEAQPSPDADGYATNLLEASRFVLEFAA; encoded by the coding sequence ATGAATAAGTGCATCTTTTTGGACCGGGATGGAGTTTTGAATGAGGACAGAACAGACTACGTCTATCGGGTCGAAGATTTTATTATTCCCGATGGTGTACCTGAAGCGTTGCGTTTGTTGAAGGAAGCAGGCTACCTGCTCATTGTCATTACCAATCAGGCCGGTATCGCGAAAGGACTTTACACGCGCGACGATGTGATGACCTGTTACAATTATTTGCAGGATCAATGCGGCAAGCTCATCGACGATATTTATTATTGCCCGCACCATCCCAAATACGATACCGAATCGCTTACCCGTAAGCCGGGCTCCCTACTTCTAGAAAAAGCCATTGCGAAATATAATATCCGGCCAGACGCTTCTTGGATGATTGGCGATGCTCCCCGGGATATGCAGGCAGGTAAACGAGTAGGGGTGCGTACCATCCGTATCGCTACCGAAGCACAACCCTCTCCAGATGCTGACGGCTATGCGACCAATTTGCTGGAAGCCTCAAGATTTGTTCTGGAATTCGCTGCTTAA
- the hisF gene encoding imidazole glycerol phosphate synthase subunit HisF: MLTKRIIPCLDIKDGRTVKGTNFVNLRDAGDPVALAAIYADQGADELVFLDITATVDERKTLIELVRNVAHTINIPFTVGGGISSVADVSALLNAGADKISINSSAVRNPDLVNQLALEFGSQCVVVAIDTRWIPAEQAEKGSQFEHIVHTHGGRKPTALRTIAWAKEVEDRGAGEILLTSMDTDGTKAGFALDLTAQISGAANIPVIASGGAGSMDHFVDVFTTGKADAGLAASIFHFKEIEIPALKGYLREKGIEMRL, encoded by the coding sequence ATGCTCACCAAACGAATTATTCCCTGTCTTGATATAAAAGATGGTCGTACCGTTAAAGGAACAAACTTTGTGAACCTGCGCGACGCAGGCGACCCGGTTGCCCTGGCAGCTATTTATGCCGACCAGGGTGCCGACGAACTGGTTTTCCTGGATATTACGGCCACTGTCGACGAGCGCAAAACCCTGATCGAACTCGTTCGAAACGTGGCACATACCATCAACATTCCCTTTACGGTAGGTGGCGGTATTTCGTCGGTAGCGGATGTTTCGGCGCTACTGAACGCTGGAGCTGATAAAATTTCAATCAATTCATCGGCCGTTCGCAATCCGGATTTAGTGAACCAGCTTGCGCTTGAGTTTGGTAGTCAATGCGTGGTAGTGGCCATTGATACACGCTGGATTCCAGCAGAGCAAGCAGAAAAGGGCTCCCAATTCGAGCACATTGTGCATACACACGGCGGGCGCAAACCGACTGCCCTGCGAACCATTGCCTGGGCTAAAGAAGTCGAAGACCGGGGAGCGGGTGAAATCCTGTTAACGTCAATGGATACCGATGGCACTAAGGCCGGTTTTGCCCTTGATCTAACAGCGCAGATCTCAGGAGCGGCCAATATCCCAGTCATTGCGTCGGGTGGGGCCGGTTCGATGGATCATTTTGTCGATGTATTCACCACAGGAAAAGCTGATGCCGGATTAGCCGCCAGTATCTTTCACTTTAAAGAAATCGAGATTCCAGCCCTGAAAGGGTATTTACGAGAAAAGGGAATCGAAATGCGATTGTAG
- a CDS encoding porin family protein — protein MKKVAGFGLILGLLVVGSSWAQSSSPALYRIRTKESNVTEKRFRKILGDNYDGQDQNRRDYDDDRKRRRRQQRQSSENNGYGAGPDYQWTTHLIEMSIRFAPSLDLNTAEGTGNYAGFRANGAGVRMSVGPSLDYFFFKDRYAFSSGLWYTIKRSGFQMPGSFGELRWNPSAPEKESVYNLQYLQIPMTVKMFANNIAPDLRLYVQTGGLLSIKLAERALEQARNGLYMAETGGDRRQYGFGDVELLLGAGVQYKINQNNAFNLGMSYQRGLIDIARGSDLLSKSRVVSLELGFKF, from the coding sequence ATGAAAAAAGTTGCAGGGTTTGGGCTGATTTTGGGATTGCTGGTAGTTGGTAGTAGTTGGGCTCAATCTTCCTCACCAGCCCTTTACCGTATACGCACTAAAGAATCAAACGTAACTGAAAAGCGATTTCGTAAAATTCTGGGCGATAATTATGACGGTCAGGACCAGAATCGACGCGACTATGATGATGATCGAAAACGCCGTCGTCGGCAGCAACGTCAGTCTTCCGAAAATAATGGTTATGGTGCCGGACCCGATTATCAATGGACAACGCATCTTATTGAAATGAGTATCCGTTTTGCTCCATCACTCGATCTGAATACGGCGGAGGGTACGGGGAACTATGCTGGTTTTCGTGCCAATGGAGCCGGGGTTCGGATGAGTGTCGGACCATCGCTCGATTACTTTTTCTTTAAAGATCGTTATGCATTTAGTTCCGGGCTTTGGTATACCATCAAACGGTCGGGCTTTCAAATGCCGGGTTCGTTTGGTGAACTCCGCTGGAACCCAAGTGCACCGGAGAAAGAGTCGGTTTACAACCTCCAGTATCTGCAAATACCGATGACGGTAAAAATGTTTGCCAATAACATTGCGCCCGATCTGCGCTTGTATGTACAAACGGGAGGTTTGTTGAGTATAAAATTAGCAGAACGAGCACTGGAACAGGCTCGAAACGGACTCTATATGGCCGAGACTGGTGGCGACCGCCGTCAATACGGCTTTGGTGATGTTGAACTCCTGCTCGGTGCGGGTGTCCAGTATAAAATTAATCAGAACAACGCGTTTAATCTGGGCATGAGTTATCAACGTGGGCTTATCGATATTGCCCGAGGGAGTGACTTGCTATCTAAAAGCCGGGTTGTGAGTCTGGAGTTGGGCTTTAAATTTTAA
- a CDS encoding GNAT family N-acetyltransferase — protein MNEEYTINADKARLDIDVIHRFLSEEAYWCLNIPRELVQRSIDNSVCFGVYQDDNQVGFARVVTDLATFGYLADVFILPEHRGKGLSKQLIAFIMAYPPLQGLRRIMLVTRDAHGLYKQFGFQVSDNPENTMYIKAFTSY, from the coding sequence ATGAATGAAGAATACACCATCAACGCTGACAAGGCCAGGCTGGACATTGATGTGATTCATCGATTTCTGAGCGAAGAGGCTTACTGGTGCCTGAATATTCCCCGTGAACTCGTTCAGCGATCCATCGACAACTCTGTATGTTTCGGCGTATATCAAGATGATAACCAAGTTGGATTTGCCCGCGTAGTAACAGACTTAGCAACATTCGGGTATCTGGCCGATGTGTTTATTCTGCCCGAACATCGGGGTAAAGGGTTATCCAAACAGTTGATAGCATTCATTATGGCCTATCCGCCGTTGCAGGGCTTGCGACGCATTATGCTGGTGACCCGCGATGCCCACGGCCTTTACAAACAATTTGGATTTCAGGTTAGCGACAATCCAGAAAATACCATGTATATCAAAGCATTTACGTCTTACTGA
- a CDS encoding DUF72 domain-containing protein, with translation MEFGKIHNLDAINLTLPPGAAFNAKIWASVEPSQHPNVFIGGPVWANKDYVGKVYPSTAKERDFLHYYVRQFNTIELNLTHYQIPTAGMIQKWKAEAAGSPDRAGFTYCPKFPQVISHERQLVATEALTEEFVNAVLSLEEFLGMTFLQLPPQFGPEKWPVLEAYLKSLPDELDVAVEFRHPDWFSKAAVWQQTLERLYLLRRHAVITDVAGRRDVLHMGLSSPVLTLRFIANEGHPTDYLRSDAWIQRLKTWFEKGLQTAYLFIHGGGDNDTAPELILYWIRELNKHCGLNLREPVLQPKVVQGSLF, from the coding sequence ATGGAATTTGGAAAAATACATAACCTCGACGCTATCAATCTTACGTTGCCGCCGGGTGCGGCTTTTAATGCGAAGATTTGGGCAAGCGTTGAACCGTCACAACATCCGAACGTATTCATAGGTGGGCCTGTCTGGGCTAACAAAGATTATGTCGGAAAAGTGTATCCGTCCACGGCTAAAGAGCGTGATTTTCTGCATTACTACGTCCGGCAATTCAATACCATCGAATTAAACCTGACCCATTACCAGATTCCAACGGCGGGTATGATTCAGAAATGGAAAGCCGAAGCGGCTGGTTCCCCCGATCGTGCTGGATTTACGTATTGCCCAAAATTCCCGCAGGTCATCAGCCATGAACGGCAGTTGGTAGCGACCGAAGCCCTGACCGAAGAGTTTGTCAACGCTGTTCTGAGCCTGGAAGAATTTCTGGGAATGACCTTTCTGCAACTACCTCCTCAATTTGGTCCCGAAAAATGGCCAGTTCTGGAAGCGTATTTGAAAAGCCTTCCCGATGAGCTGGACGTAGCGGTTGAATTTCGCCATCCCGATTGGTTCAGTAAAGCCGCTGTATGGCAGCAAACGCTCGAACGACTCTATTTACTTCGACGTCATGCTGTCATTACGGATGTGGCTGGCCGACGCGATGTATTGCACATGGGTTTAAGCAGCCCCGTATTAACGCTCCGATTCATTGCCAACGAAGGCCATCCTACAGATTATCTACGTTCTGATGCCTGGATTCAACGGCTAAAAACCTGGTTTGAAAAAGGGTTGCAGACCGCTTACCTCTTCATTCATGGTGGTGGAGATAATGATACCGCTCCCGAACTGATCCTATACTGGATTCGCGAACTGAACAAACACTGCGGGCTAAACTTGCGCGAACCCGTACTCCAGCCCAAAGTTGTACAGGGCAGCTTGTTTTGA
- a CDS encoding valine--tRNA ligase, with the protein MISKTYAPQEIEEKWYQYWLDNQFFKSTPDEREPYTIVIPPPNVTGVLHMGHMLNNTIQDVLIRKARMEGKNACWVPGTDHASIATEAKVVAMLKERGINKTDLTRDEFLEYAWEWTHKYGGIILKQLRKLGASCDWDRTRFTMEPALYDSVIDVFVDLYNKGQIYRGIRMVNWDPQGRTAVSDEEVITREIQQKLVYIRYDIAGSESQDSITIATVRPETIMADVAIAVNPDDERYKHLHGKKAIIPLINREIPIIADEYVTTDFGTGGLKVTPAHDPNDYALGVKHNLPVIDILNDDGTLNEKAQILVGVDRFAARKAIIKLLEESGNLVKTEDYKSNVGTSERTNAVIEPRLSMQWFLKMDELSKPAFKNVMDDTIQLVPPKFKNMYRAWMENVHDWCISRQLWWGQRIPAFYMQDGTVIVAKNKHEALEKVQHEKLLFAMTEADLTQDEDVLDTWFSSWLWPITVFDGLKDPNNADINYYYPTNDLVTAPEILFFWVARMIIAGYEYRGQEPFKNVYLTGIVRDKLGRKMSKQLGNSPDPLDLIDKYGADGVRTGMLFSSAAGNDLMFDEKLVEQGRNFSNKIWNAFRLVKGWTIDNGNVDTTLALSQTHPNALPIQWFESKLNATLLQIEDDFSKFRISDALQAVYKLIWDDFCSQYLELIKPGFEQPIDRVTYEATINFFERLMCLAHPFMPFITEEIWQDIRERETGASICVASFPKTATVDHQVLTDFDTLFDVISNVRNIRNAKQISPKVALPLAIKTASADRFKPMEPLIRKMANVAEISYVDEKTQGIAFLIKSDEFFVNVAGEIDLDQEIANTSKELNYNIGFRDSILKKLSNEKFVANAKPEVVDRERQKLADAEAKIQALEQRLQSLN; encoded by the coding sequence ATGATTTCGAAGACATACGCCCCCCAGGAAATTGAAGAAAAGTGGTATCAGTATTGGCTTGATAACCAGTTTTTCAAGTCTACACCCGACGAACGCGAGCCGTATACGATTGTGATTCCGCCACCAAACGTAACGGGTGTGCTGCATATGGGCCATATGCTCAACAATACAATTCAGGATGTATTGATCCGCAAGGCGCGTATGGAGGGGAAAAATGCCTGCTGGGTGCCCGGTACCGACCATGCTAGTATTGCTACTGAAGCCAAAGTAGTGGCTATGCTCAAGGAACGGGGCATCAACAAAACGGATCTGACACGTGACGAATTTTTAGAATATGCCTGGGAGTGGACCCATAAATACGGCGGCATTATTCTCAAGCAGCTTCGTAAACTGGGGGCTTCCTGCGATTGGGATCGTACTCGCTTTACGATGGAGCCCGCTCTGTACGATTCGGTTATCGATGTCTTCGTCGATCTCTACAACAAAGGCCAGATTTACCGGGGCATCCGCATGGTAAACTGGGACCCGCAAGGCCGTACTGCCGTATCGGACGAAGAAGTAATCACCAGGGAAATTCAGCAAAAGCTGGTGTATATCCGTTACGATATAGCTGGGAGCGAAAGTCAGGATTCTATCACCATTGCCACTGTTCGACCGGAAACAATAATGGCCGACGTAGCTATTGCCGTTAATCCAGACGATGAGCGGTATAAGCATCTGCACGGCAAAAAGGCGATCATCCCACTGATTAACCGCGAAATCCCGATCATTGCCGATGAATACGTAACGACAGATTTTGGAACGGGTGGTTTGAAAGTGACCCCTGCCCATGACCCGAACGACTATGCGCTTGGGGTTAAACATAATTTGCCGGTAATCGATATTCTAAATGATGATGGTACACTGAACGAAAAAGCCCAGATACTGGTCGGTGTGGATCGATTTGCCGCTCGCAAAGCCATCATCAAGCTGCTGGAAGAATCAGGCAATCTGGTCAAAACGGAAGATTACAAATCGAACGTCGGTACATCGGAGCGAACCAATGCGGTTATTGAGCCGCGTTTGTCGATGCAGTGGTTCCTGAAAATGGATGAGTTGTCGAAACCGGCGTTTAAAAACGTGATGGACGATACTATTCAACTCGTTCCTCCCAAATTCAAGAACATGTACCGCGCCTGGATGGAAAACGTTCATGACTGGTGCATTAGTCGACAACTTTGGTGGGGGCAGCGAATTCCGGCGTTTTACATGCAGGATGGAACGGTCATCGTAGCTAAAAACAAGCATGAAGCACTGGAAAAAGTACAGCATGAAAAGCTACTTTTCGCCATGACCGAAGCCGACTTAACCCAGGATGAAGACGTATTGGATACCTGGTTCTCGTCGTGGCTCTGGCCCATTACCGTATTTGATGGCCTGAAAGACCCAAACAACGCCGACATCAATTACTATTATCCGACAAACGATCTGGTTACAGCGCCCGAAATTCTGTTCTTCTGGGTAGCCCGGATGATTATTGCCGGGTATGAATATCGTGGCCAGGAGCCCTTCAAGAATGTGTACCTGACAGGTATTGTTCGGGATAAGCTGGGCCGGAAAATGTCGAAACAGCTTGGCAACTCACCTGATCCGCTCGATCTGATTGATAAATACGGTGCCGACGGCGTTCGTACGGGGATGCTGTTCAGTTCGGCCGCTGGTAACGACCTGATGTTCGACGAAAAACTGGTTGAACAAGGCCGTAATTTCAGCAACAAAATCTGGAATGCGTTCCGGCTGGTAAAAGGCTGGACAATAGATAACGGAAACGTAGATACAACGCTTGCATTGTCTCAAACGCATCCAAATGCCCTACCCATCCAATGGTTCGAATCGAAACTGAACGCAACGTTGCTTCAGATTGAAGACGACTTCAGTAAATTCCGGATTTCGGATGCACTACAGGCCGTTTATAAGCTGATTTGGGATGATTTCTGTTCACAGTACCTCGAACTTATCAAACCGGGTTTTGAGCAACCCATTGATCGAGTAACCTACGAGGCTACCATCAATTTCTTCGAACGGCTTATGTGTCTGGCTCACCCGTTCATGCCGTTTATCACCGAAGAAATCTGGCAGGATATTCGCGAACGAGAAACTGGGGCCAGTATTTGTGTAGCTTCTTTTCCAAAGACGGCAACAGTTGACCATCAAGTTCTGACCGATTTCGATACCCTGTTTGACGTCATTTCAAACGTTCGAAACATCCGAAATGCGAAGCAAATTTCACCCAAAGTGGCCCTTCCATTAGCGATTAAAACGGCTTCAGCCGATCGCTTTAAGCCAATGGAGCCTCTGATTCGTAAAATGGCTAATGTAGCCGAGATTAGTTATGTGGATGAAAAAACGCAGGGTATCGCATTCCTGATCAAGAGCGACGAATTCTTTGTAAATGTTGCCGGTGAAATTGACCTGGATCAGGAAATCGCCAATACAAGCAAGGAATTGAATTATAACATCGGTTTCCGCGATTCGATTTTGAAGAAATTATCGAACGAAAAGTTTGTTGCCAATGCCAAGCCCGAAGTTGTTGACCGCGAACGTCAGAAACTCGCTGATGCTGAGGCCAAAATCCAGGCTTTAGAACAACGTTTGCAGTCGTTAAACTAG
- a CDS encoding type III PLP-dependent enzyme domain-containing protein yields the protein MKTYYDLIDQTFEFPTREFNVENNELMFNNVPLMDIVKQYGTPLKLTYLPKITEHIEHAKLLFKNAMKRYNYKGSYTYCYCTKSSHFRFVLEEALKNNIHLESSSAYDIPIIRELFKMGKISKSTYIVCNGYKRPLYTQYISELINDGFANCIPVLDNLKEIEAYENSVTAESVNLGIRIATDEEPNFAFYTSRLGIRYSDVNELYRTKIQPNEKFKLKMLHFFINTGIKDSAYYWSELSRFMYKYCELRKMCPDLDSIDIGGGMPIQTSFQFTYDYQAMIDQIVESIQWICNKNNVPVPHIFTEFGSYTVGESGAVIYKVIDQKLQNDKELWYMIDGSFITQLPDSWGLGQKYIMLSVNNWDNPYQKVNLGGLTCDSHDFYNTEAHSADLYLPIFDQDTEDQYIGLFHTGAYQESLGGYGGIQHCLIPAPQHVIVDKDEQGNLRSRLFAPEQNSETMLKILGFGGAEPGMTELEATEAAEIRQEEAELMKEEN from the coding sequence ATGAAGACTTACTATGATCTGATTGACCAGACGTTTGAGTTTCCGACACGGGAATTCAACGTCGAGAACAACGAGTTGATGTTCAATAATGTCCCACTGATGGACATTGTCAAACAATATGGTACACCCTTAAAATTGACATACTTACCGAAAATCACTGAACATATTGAACATGCCAAGTTGCTGTTCAAAAATGCAATGAAACGGTATAATTATAAGGGAAGCTATACCTACTGCTATTGTACGAAGTCCTCCCATTTTCGGTTTGTACTCGAAGAAGCCCTGAAAAATAACATCCATCTGGAAAGCTCGTCGGCTTACGACATTCCCATTATTCGGGAATTGTTTAAGATGGGAAAGATTTCCAAGAGTACGTATATCGTTTGTAATGGCTACAAACGGCCATTGTATACACAGTACATTAGTGAACTTATCAATGATGGGTTCGCCAATTGTATTCCGGTGCTGGATAACCTCAAGGAGATTGAAGCGTACGAAAATTCGGTAACTGCCGAAAGTGTAAATCTAGGCATTCGAATTGCAACGGACGAAGAACCTAATTTTGCCTTTTATACCTCGCGTTTAGGTATTCGCTATAGCGATGTAAACGAATTATACCGGACTAAAATCCAGCCGAATGAGAAGTTCAAGCTGAAAATGCTACACTTTTTCATTAACACGGGGATAAAAGACAGTGCCTATTATTGGAGTGAACTGAGCCGGTTCATGTATAAATACTGTGAACTGCGGAAAATGTGCCCAGATCTGGATTCGATCGACATTGGCGGTGGCATGCCAATTCAGACTTCATTCCAGTTTACGTACGATTACCAGGCCATGATCGACCAGATTGTGGAAAGTATTCAGTGGATCTGTAACAAGAATAATGTTCCGGTTCCGCATATTTTTACGGAATTCGGCTCATATACGGTTGGCGAAAGTGGAGCAGTTATCTACAAAGTCATCGATCAGAAGTTACAGAACGATAAGGAGTTGTGGTATATGATTGATGGATCGTTCATTACCCAACTACCCGATTCATGGGGTCTCGGCCAGAAATACATCATGCTCTCTGTAAATAACTGGGATAATCCATACCAGAAAGTGAACCTGGGTGGCCTCACCTGCGACTCGCATGATTTTTATAATACCGAAGCCCATAGTGCCGATTTGTATCTGCCAATTTTCGATCAGGATACCGAGGATCAGTACATAGGCTTGTTTCATACTGGGGCTTATCAGGAGTCGCTGGGGGGATATGGTGGTATTCAACACTGTCTGATTCCAGCTCCTCAACACGTTATTGTCGATAAAGATGAGCAAGGTAACTTACGCTCTCGGCTATTTGCTCCTGAGCAAAATAGTGAGACGATGCTGAAGATTCTGGGCTTTGGCGGTGCTGAACCCGGTATGACGGAATTAGAAGCTACGGAAGCGGCTGAAATACGTCAGGAAGAGGCAGAACTGATGAAAGAAGAAAATTAA